CATTCAGAGCTTGGATATGACAGCAATGGATGCTACAGAGAAACTCCCAACTCCAATTTCTGCAACCTGCTGAGCCCTTAACTCTTGGCACTTCAAGTATTAGGCACACAGATTAACATTTCCAGAGGACCAGCATGTGGTATAAGCTTCACATTTTTGTGGGATAAGGAAGCTAGTGAGCCTGGCCAACTTCTACTGTAGCTGCCTTCAAAAGAGGTCTCTCTCTGATCAACAAAATAAACTATGTGAAAGACCCTTGGGGAAATTCGTATAGGCTCTCTGATGAGGATTTGTAATGGACCAAAAGGGCATGTGGTTTAAGGCTGATGAATATAATATCCAACACCCACCAATCTGAAGGAGGATAAAACCCACTGCCATTCTTACACAGGAGTGAAAAGGGAGATGGCAGACACACCACAGGGAGGCTGAATCTAAAGACAGTGGCAGCAGAGTTCTGGAAAGTGGTCTGAAAGGTGTCCTGTTTTCCTTTCAGCGCAAGCATGAGAATTGCATTTCGTTGCCACAAAATAGCAGAAGGCATCCTTGGCTAGTTTGGGGTGATGTTCATCACTGGCTACTAGGAATAATCAAGAGACTACACTGATATATGTGGTTGACATGGTTCCATAACCCTTTTTCCTGCGGGCAGTGGAATTGTGCAAGTGTGGTTAAAGTATTCAGTCTGGAGGGAATACACACACAGGTCTGGCAGCCAGAAAAGAAATGAGGGGAACCCAAATACTCAAGGCATTTGTAATATCTGCCAGCGAGCTAGTCATTGAGCAGATGGAGTATATTTTAAACACATGAAGACATGAATGCCAGTGAAAGCTTCTAGAAGACTTTGGACTGTATTTTCTGAGAAGGAGCATGAGAGGAAGGAGAAATACAATTTCCTCCATAAGTATAAACTGCTCCCATGATGAGTGGAGAATAGTAATATTAATTAGGTGGTGTTTCATACCATTTGatcctcttctctttcctcttgACAATGTCAGTCATCATAGTGCTCTTGGAGGGCAGCTCAGTCAGCCCTAGAAAATTAAAGTGGCTGTTACTTATAAGTTACAAGAATTACAGAGGGACCCAAGCTTTGAAGTTCAGAGCTGGATTTGGGAAGCTTCCTGCCCTGGTCTGTTACATCAAGTAGTTTGCACATTCCACTACAAATGCTTAAAAGTGTTGCTTCCCCGAGGCCTCTGCCACAAAGGGGACTGAATTCTCCATCCTGCTGCTCTAGTTTTGCCATGGGGACTGTGGCAAGACAAATTCATTTAATCTGCCCTTATGACACCTGGCTCCAATTCAGCCTTGGGTCTATGCGGCCCATCCTCCAAgttacttaggctcctaacttccactgactttgtGGAATACCTTGGcagatctgggcctcagtgctTTCACAAATACTCATTAAACCTTACAGCAGAGCACTCCTCTTAGACAGGGAGATATTGTTACTTATAACTAGCAAATCCTAATTTATGGCGGGCTGAAATCAATCATGTGGCAAGACAGTGCATTTTTCTAGTTGATCTCCTCAGTGAGGAGTTTGGTTTAAACTCTCAGAAGGGGAAGAAAAGCTTTTTCTGCTCCTCTAATTCCACCTTTCCTTTACAACGTTAGTTTAAAAGGATAATTCCTAAATTACGGTGCACTGCCAGCAGCTTTTGTTTCTGTAGCACCATCAATGCTCATGACGCGGTACAGAGAAGCCCTTGCAAGTTTACAGAGAGCTGCACAATGAGAGAGAATTCTAGTGTAGCTGTCTGAAAGATTGTTACATGCACCCAGAGCAACAATAACATGTATTGACTTTTCTTTTGGTTATTTTCAAGATTTGTTGTTCCTTAAGATAAGTTTTGACCCAAGAGGTGACTTAGTCTTGATATTTATTTCAAGAAGGGAAAAAATGTCTGAATATTATACAAATTTTACAGCTGGATAAATGGTCACTTGGCCAAAACCCTATGGTAGTAACTCAGtgccagagctggaaatagaacccaggactcctgggttcgacttCTGTCCTTTAACTATTTGATAAACCACTAGATGAAACTGCTGCCTAGAAAAATATCAAAGCTGTTCATTCTTAAGTGAAACTTACATTTAGAAAGATTAAACCTAATGTGGGAATGCCTGTCTGTTATGAATAGGAGTCGGAGATTGACCTGTGCACTTCAGGAGACGAGTGCTTTAGTTTACCTTTTGTTCTTTCTGACAGCCCAACTGCTTTGCGAGATTATCAGAGAAGTAAGAgatagctggggttggtcctgctttgaacagggggttggactagatgacctcctgaggtctctcttccaaccctgatattctgtgattctaagtaaGATATCAGTGATGAAAGCAGTGGACACTaaacagctgcttcagaagacTGCTCTGTAAGAAGCGGAGCCTTGTTCCCTTTCCAGGTAAATATGCTTTCAGCTGTATTTCTGTGGCAGAAGCAACTCAGGGTCAAACCAGTTGCAGCTCACAGCTCTTGCTTTCTCCCCTGGTCCCtaattttacatatttattataATGATCATATCCCATTGATATTCTCTGATCTCTTTTACTGATTCTTATTGGCTGCAGTGACACTTGTGGATAAGAATACCAACACCACAGTTCCCTGCTTTCAGATCTCTGGCAGTAAGCTACATTAGAGATTAATACATGTTAAGGCtgatgggaccattgtgatcatgttgTTAgacctcctgcatcacacaggccagGGAATTTCTGTTATTCCTGTATCCAGCCCataacttgtggttgagctagatTAGAgcagttaattaccctcactgtttaaaaaaaatatcagaagTGGTCTGTGCAGACGGAGCATGCTAAGGAGGGATATTAAAGAGTCAGTCCCATGAGTGGGAGTCAACAAATGTGAACCTTTTGAATTTAGAACCTGCACTGGTGTCCTTCGCCATTCTCTCCCTGTCCTGTATTCCCATGTGTCATTCTTATCTAAATCAAGCATGTAAACACCTTGCAGCAGGGACAATAAGCCAAACTGAACCCTGATGCAAAGGGCACTagtactgatttcagtggcagttgtGCCCACTTAAGGTTAAATCTGGTCACACGGTTGGGTTGGCGGGTTGGCAGTTGTTACGCGTGGATCACAACACGGCCGTCCACTTCCCTTTAAAGACTCTTGTGGCCCAGCGTGCCTGCAGCTCTGCGTTAGGCATGATGGGCCCAAGCGGCTGTATGAGGCCAATGACGGCCAGCGTTGGCTTCTCCAGGGTAGCGGGGAAGACTTGTTTGTACAGCGGAGCCTCGTTGTTCTCCACTTTGATGACTGACTGCTCCAGGAAGGGGAACGAGAAGCTGTAGCCAGTGGCAAAGATGACAACGTCCACGTTCTCCTCCATAGTCCCATCTTCAAAGATGGCAGCGGTTTCAGTGAACTCCTTCACAATGGGCTTCACCATCACACTGCCGCAGAGGATGCGGCTTGGAAGGTCATCATTGAACACTGGCTCTTTCATCAGGGCTCTGGAAGGACACAAGATGGTAGAGGCATCTGGTTTGTTGAGGCCATGCAAACAGTGCGCAAAGTCCTTACATCCTAGCTCCCCTAAATAACCTGGGGGCTGCGAGGACTGAGTGCCAAAGATCCCACAGCTAGTCAGCTGCAGTGAAGCTGTTATCAATTTCACTCTATCAGGCATACCATGAAGAAGAGTAAGACTGAAGGATTGGAATGAGCTGACAAAATGCATATCGATAGGACTACAGACAAGAGGCGTAGGGTAGAAATAGCATGTTAGTAATACCCATTTTACACCCTGTTATCCCTATTTGCATAGGTCAGCAGGGTCTGTAGTAATAGAGTGTCACTGAATCATACAGTCATTCCAGGTTCCACACTTTGGGGCCAGTTCTTTCAGCGCAGCCATGGTGATATACTTGGAAGTTAAGGTCAAAAGTTTCAAGTGTCCACAAATTTGATGTATCCTCAGCCTGATTtccaggggtgctgagcacccacagctccgaCTGAAATAAGTTAACAGGTGTTGCAGGTCAGAAAGCGAGGCCTAAGGTGGCCCAGACTGGCCACCCAAAAGCTGAGGTGATCTAAGGGAGACATTTTTGACATTTCTGTTTAAATGGATGCATTTCCTCCTGCACTAGAAGGAGATTAGTTCCACATATCTAAGCCATTGGACTCTTCTCCTTTGAGTATCTAATTCTTGCCCTCATTGAAAGACTTGAATCAACTGTTttataaaatctaaataaatatttgctcTTTCCTGGCAGGACTTGGGTTCCCAAGAGCATTTTCCATAGAGTTTTAGGACAGAGTTGAGCACTGCCAAGGACCCACTCCCCTCCACCAGccccaactcctctccctcctccccggaGATTTATTTTCCTGGAGAATGTACATGTTTTGATCTTGGACCTTTTCCTGGCATTTTAAGCAGAGATGGGTCCAACCCTTCACATCTGAATCCAGATTTCAAACAATCCCAGTGTTTTGGGGGGTTAAGATTGGAGGGTTAGTTTGGTCTACTGCAGGATTAAAAAAGAATTACACGTGTttgtggataatgagaacatccaaaaatgtacaccctcatgcttcagggcataatcTGACCACTAAATGATGgtggttaggaagaaacttgccCATGATTGTCCATAATTGCCCACTACTGAATTTCTTGCACGTTCTCCTGAAGCATATGGCcctggccagtgtcagagacaGACTGAGGTAGAGAGCCCTCAGGTCTGATCTAGTCCTGCCAGTCCTATATTCAGTAAGAGTTTAGCCTGAGTAAGGAGTAAGTGAAGCATGAGTGAGGACAGAGTATGGCCTCATAATAATTACATGATTCAGATTGCTTTTCCTCTCCAGCTACCCATAGATCAGCTGCACGTTAAAAGTACATACCTGTTCTGAGGCACCAAGCCATAGTTTTCATGGTTAAACCATTGGTTCATCTTCTGTTCATACACCAGTTTCAAAAGTGGCCAAGGCAGGATACTTCTGATCAGATTGCTAAATCGGGTGTGAAATACAGTGTCCCAAGGGTAGCCGTCATCGTAGACCCGGCTCATTACCCATGAGCCTCCTCTGGTGCTGATGAACACCTACAAGGCAATATAGAATTCCACTTTAAGCAGTGACAGTCTTCTGCAGCATGTGCATTGTTTGCATTGCAAATCTCAGCCTAGTTTTATCTCCAGACATTGAACATCTTCTCCTGCTTGAGGCTACCAAGGTCAAAACAGTAGAGCACAATGTCTCAGAACAGAGTCAGGGGGCTGGGAAAAAAACACCCACTTCAGATTGCTTTTCATAGTGGAGGCTGATACTAGATGTACCAGTCTCAAAGGAAAGGTGATCTTTTCTaactcaggagagctggatttGGCTCCAGCCTCCCTTTGTGACCCTGGGAAATTGCTTaacttctccatgcctcagtttcccacctgtacaatggggataacaccacttcttttctcccaccctttgtccatcttgtctTTTAAAATTGTTGGCTGGCCTGAGTGCAGGACCTTTTGCTGTGTGTATGTACTGGGCCTAGCCCAATGGAACTGTGATTGCAGTTGGGGCCACTAGGCCCTACTGAAATGCATAGAATAAACAATCAAAATAATAGCAACCAATCGTTAGAGGCCTTTTTCCTGCTCTAGAGAAGCAAAGATTTGGGGTTTAATGCCTGGGATGATGCGTATTCTAGGTGATCGCTATTCTTAATAAGTCTCTGGGCCACAGTATACTGACATGGCGTGTAATTTACTTACATGCCACATCAGTATATGTTATGGATGCAGTATATGGATGCCTTCTACCGCCCTCACCCCAAATCACAAGGGTAGCAGGCTAAGTGACACTACCCGTTTGGCTATCTGACAGAGGTCCACAGCAATATCCGATGCAGAGTTCCCCATTCCAATCACCACAACCGTCTTCCCCTGAAATCCTTCCGGGCTCTTGTACTCCCGGCTGTGGAAATATTGGCCCTTGAACTTTTCGATACCTACGAGGAGAGAAGGAAGGATTGGAATCTCAGTGCAGAGATGGATTTTAAACTGCTAACGCTCAGGGTATGTGATTGTTCCAGGGTCCTGGGTGGGCAGGGCTAACCTGCTTGTACTGCCATGGCTTCACCGCTAGTGTTACTCAatctagctttgatctagctgggctacacatgctgcaatcacacctcctgattgcagtgtagatataccctcagcACCAGACTTGGAGCATCTTAAAATTCTGGGGCATTTGGCTGCAGGTTTTGTGGGGATGTCAATTGGTTCGGCCTGTTATGAAGATAAAATTCAgatccaagtttcagagtagctgccatgttagtctgtatctgcaaaaagaaaaggagtacttgtggcaccttagtgactaacaaatttatttgagcatagatgcatctgatgaagtgagctgtagctcacgaaagcttatgctcaaataaattttgttagtctctaaggtgccacaagtactccttttttttttttgcagatccAAGTTTGTATTTcaacccttcctctccctcccagagttTAGAGACATTGAGATGTAGGGTGTTTGGCGTGAGAAGACGTCTAGGTATGCTTTACtagaaagaaaaatgagaagTTTCAGTGGAGAGCAGTGCCTTTGATTTGTGGACACATTGGGTGTAACCCTCGGGCCCTCTTCCACCTGCTGTATACTGCTCATGCAGTGAACAGGATGAATGTTGATCGAAAAGGCTGGAGATCCCCCCCGCTGCACACTGTTCTTTGGAGGTGTGGGAGGGATGtgccggggcagggcagagcactggGTGCAGGTGGCATAACATGGCAACTCTGAAGATGCTTTAAGTTACCCCAGGGGCTATGTTCCTAATCTGGTACAGAACTGGGGGACTGGAAAGGTGGCCCCCCACTCCTGAGCTGCAACGAGTATACACTCATTGCTGTAGAGGTTTGAGCCCTTTGCCTGCAATCATTGCTTGCAATTGGGTGGGGATgccagctggcctgtgccaaatGTTAAGAACGGAGCAAATACTTGAGTGTGCCTGGTATGTTTGGTCAATCCACTCAAAGGCCTAGCTGCCTCCTGATGTGTGTTTGTGCCAAACTTTGATCGTGCCAACAATTTtgcttcagtaccaggaaaaacCATTCCACTAAAGTAGAAACTGAACCAACCTTTGTCCAAAACCAACTGACCCCAAACTTTACTTTTACTGGAAGAGCTGAAAATATTGGAGAGGGTGAGAATTTAAACATTGTAACTGAGATTTTTCAGGGcaaaaagaagagaaggaagaagaaagCTAGCAGAGAAAAGAAGAATATGGCAGTGGAGGtgctattatatatataaaatacacaccaATATAGGAGAGACAACAGAATCAAACAGATAACAGCTTCCTGATTTGAACCCTGCATTGTTCATGGCCAGGTATTTGGTGAATGTACAGAATTTCGCAATGCTCTTCCTTTAAATTAGTCTCGTATCAGgaaagcaaacagctgggcacTATATAGCAcacattgaagtgaatggaaacatATCCATTGGCTTCAGAGGATATGGGATCCAGGCCCATCTGCTTGCTGAAGTAATGATTTGGATAATCCAATAACTGTAATGCTTCCAAGGGACTAAAGCCTCAAGAGAGACAGGAAGGAATAATCAGATCTGGAGGAATCATTAAACCGGTCATGCAGCGAGCCATAGGCTCTCATATCGATATAGGAATACAAACAATTGTCCCTAGCTGTTCCTGGTTTTGCACCTTGTTAACCTGGACCCCAAATACATCCTGTAGGAGGGCTTTGCAAACACAGCTCTTACCAGGAAAAGACTGCACCGGGATAAAGGATTCTATATGGTGACCCATGCACACCATAACGGCATCAAACATGGTGGATTCTTGCTTCCCATCACTCTCAGTGACAACAATCCACTGGCCAGTGGTAGAGAAATCCGGGCATTTTCTTACACTGGTGACTGTGGTCTGAAAGTAAACCCGAGAAAAGACATCGGTGCTTTGGCCACAGCACCATATGTTAGAGGTGATCTATTGTGACTCACATACTCAGAGGAGCTCAGAAGCTAGGATTGAACTGGGCTCCACATTCAGGTTTGACTTAAAGCAGGAAGTTAACTACGTAGTTTACAGGCCAGAAATGGGTATATTTAATCCAGCCTGCTTGACAGATCCAGACTTTCCAGAATGCTAGCTTTCATTTAACCGACAAGGAAGATTGTAGCCCTTACTGCTGCAAACATAACCTTCCAGCTGTGAAGGGAACATAGTACTGCTGAAGCCTGAAACAGCTCAGAGATGAGTGAATTGGTCCAGTTCACCTTAACTGGGCTTTAACTCCTATGCCTTATGGTGACAttttggctgtgtctacactagggtttcATGCCCAAAGTTTTCCCCCCCTTGATCCCACTCCACTGGTGGTAGCAATGATGGCAACGCTAGGCTGATCAGGTTCCTGT
This window of the Eretmochelys imbricata isolate rEreImb1 chromosome 8, rEreImb1.hap1, whole genome shotgun sequence genome carries:
- the LOC144268688 gene encoding dimethylaniline monooxygenase [N-oxide-forming] 2-like, producing the protein MAKRIAVIGSGVSGLTSIKCCLDEGLQPTCFERSDDIGGLWRFREKVEEGRASIYQSVFTNSSKEMSCFSDFPMPEHFPNFLHNTRFLEYLKLYANRFDLLKYIRFKTTVTSVRKCPDFSTTGQWIVVTESDGKQESTMFDAVMVCMGHHIESFIPVQSFPGIEKFKGQYFHSREYKSPEGFQGKTVVVIGMGNSASDIAVDLCQIAKRVFISTRGGSWVMSRVYDDGYPWDTVFHTRFSNLIRSILPWPLLKLVYEQKMNQWFNHENYGLVPQNRALMKEPVFNDDLPSRILCGSVMVKPIVKEFTETAAIFEDGTMEENVDVVIFATGYSFSFPFLEQSVIKVENNEAPLYKQVFPATLEKPTLAVIGLIQPLGPIMPNAELQARWATRVFKGNHFNFLGLTELPSKSTMMTDIVKRKEKRIKWFGTSRSQTLQTDHIEYLDELAEGSDARPRILPLLLKDPKLALTIYFGPCSPFQFRLTGPGKWDGARNAILTQRARIIKPTRTRVLRDASNHSLVSYLLKIFGLLALFAAIFVSFH